The proteins below are encoded in one region of Effusibacillus dendaii:
- a CDS encoding VOC family protein: MHPTPGSLDLCFITNTPLSEVIDHLTKQGVRIEEGPAEKTGAQGKIISVYMRDPDQNLIEVSNYL; the protein is encoded by the coding sequence CTGCATCCGACTCCCGGCTCTCTCGATCTCTGTTTCATCACGAATACTCCGCTTTCGGAGGTAATTGACCATCTCACTAAACAAGGTGTCCGCATTGAAGAAGGACCGGCAGAAAAAACCGGCGCGCAGGGAAAGATTATTTCGGTCTATATGCGGGATCCGGATCAGAATCTGATTGAAGTGTCAAATTACCTTTAA
- a CDS encoding tyrosine-type recombinase/integrase gives MIGGSRQTYKKRKSDQLIFPITVRQVERIIQKAREQIKLKKKVTPHWLRHTSATLAILHGASLQQVQETLGHSRITTTQRYLHTVEQMEKAAPDYVEDYLKEIF, from the coding sequence CTGATCGGCGGTTCTCGTCAAACATATAAAAAACGAAAATCTGATCAACTCATTTTTCCTATAACAGTTAGACAAGTAGAGCGCATTATTCAGAAGGCCCGCGAGCAAATCAAATTAAAAAAGAAAGTAACCCCTCATTGGCTTAGACATACCAGTGCTACATTAGCCATACTGCATGGAGCTTCCCTGCAACAAGTGCAGGAAACGCTTGGCCATTCTCGAATAACTACCACCCAGCGTTATTTGCACACTGTAGAGCAGATGGAAAAAGCGGCGCCGGATTATGTGGAAGACTACTTAAAAGAAATCTTTTAA